The following proteins are encoded in a genomic region of Gimesia algae:
- the hrpA gene encoding ATP-dependent RNA helicase HrpA has product MSRGDVNSAAADAGAASEAATAALSELPALIARAMAGDQFRLSQRLRSIKQAQKSKKPFDKNLQRLREELEKSLARREERRKLCPKITFDQSLPIHEELESIQKTIEENQVVIVCGETGSGKSTQLPKLLLSMGRGISGIIGHTQPRRIAARSVAARISEELGREQGTACGFKIRFTDTTNPNTYIKLMTDGIMLAETQTDSFLNQYDTIIIDEAHERSLNIDFLLGFLKRLLPKRRDLRVIITSATIDAERFSEHFASRQGPAPILNVSGRTYPVEIRYRPFDDEPAGKETGKETGKSHHNSSQNNSRDEQSQLADAVNELAAIDDGDILIFVATEWDIRETAKLLRGRSIIGDDGGRQTEIVPLYGRLSTAEQNKVFRPSSYRRIVIATNVAESSITVPGIRYVIDTGLARISRYSSRSQVQRLPIEAVSQASANQRAGRCGRVAPGICIRLYSEADYNGRDEFTSPEILRTNLASVILQTLNMRLGAIEEFPFLDPPKPTAIRDGYSTLYELGAIDEQNRLTDIGRKISRLPVDPRIARMILAAHDENCLHEILIIAAALELQDPRERPIEKQQAADEAHEQFRDPDSDFLSFLKLWDFYHKLKEEQSHSRLRRACVQNFLSYNRLREWADIFRQLRQLVEESGIKPHPRKDDSAAIHRALLPGLLSNIAMRSDTHEYTGAGQQKYFLWPGSGIFEKKPKWIISAELIETSKRYARTVAKISPNWIEPAAPHLVKKSWSDPRWNGEAGSAVATEKVTLFGLTIVPRRPVHYGKIDPEHSRTLLLQYGLVEGDININVDFLAHNQKFIEDLEQQQARSRRYDLIPSQEQQFAYYDQRIPEDVYDGVSLKKWWKVASRKTPTLLNMRLEDFFDTQSEEIDEGEFPDAINMGKMQFPLEYHLEPGAEEDGVTVSIPQESLNQLSPQRLGWLVPGLLEEKVAAMIKALPKAVRRMLVPAPETAKQVVSKLEFGKGSFEETVAEMLSQISGERITADQFEIQRLPQHLQMNIRVLDQGGDAIAVNRNLTQLRQEYGSKAASSFTALSDDHWSQSGLTDWTFGDFPAEVQIQHDQLSLTGFPSLVDEQTTVALCLRDTPERAAYETRFGLRRLFVLSEHKRLKAQIEHLPDLNRISLYATAIGGINLREQLVELLAERTLFGRKEQLPRNEAQYRQLVKEWRNQIPVAAQDLASLLPGLFEQYHKMKVTLDKTKVPAWSEPLHDMRAQLNAMINARFLVSTPYPWLQQFPRYLQGMEMRLSKLGGTGLKKDITNIRSISRYFELYSQRAKQHHEREIVDPQLIKFRWMLEELRVSLFAQKLGTALKVSPKILDQQWAAVRD; this is encoded by the coding sequence ATGTCCCGCGGTGATGTGAATTCGGCTGCTGCTGACGCTGGTGCTGCCAGTGAGGCGGCTACTGCTGCGCTGTCGGAACTGCCGGCTTTGATCGCGCGTGCGATGGCCGGGGACCAGTTTCGGCTGTCACAACGACTGCGGTCGATTAAGCAGGCACAGAAAAGTAAAAAGCCGTTCGATAAGAATCTGCAGCGGCTGCGGGAGGAACTGGAGAAGTCGCTGGCCCGCCGCGAAGAACGGCGCAAACTCTGCCCCAAAATCACCTTTGACCAGAGTCTGCCGATCCATGAGGAACTGGAGTCGATCCAGAAAACGATTGAAGAGAATCAGGTGGTGATCGTCTGCGGGGAGACCGGATCGGGGAAATCGACGCAGCTGCCTAAGCTGTTACTGTCGATGGGACGCGGGATCAGCGGCATCATCGGGCATACACAGCCCCGCCGCATCGCGGCCCGCTCGGTCGCCGCCCGTATCTCAGAGGAACTGGGCCGTGAACAGGGAACCGCGTGTGGCTTCAAAATTCGCTTCACCGATACGACGAACCCGAACACCTATATCAAACTGATGACCGACGGCATCATGCTGGCGGAAACCCAGACTGACAGTTTCCTCAATCAGTACGACACGATCATCATCGACGAAGCCCACGAACGCTCGTTGAACATTGACTTCCTGCTTGGCTTCCTCAAACGCCTGCTGCCGAAACGCAGAGACCTGCGGGTGATCATCACCTCGGCGACGATTGACGCGGAACGCTTCAGCGAACATTTTGCCAGCCGCCAGGGACCCGCGCCGATTCTGAATGTCTCGGGGCGCACGTATCCGGTCGAGATCCGCTATCGTCCCTTTGATGACGAACCGGCTGGTAAAGAGACGGGCAAAGAAACTGGCAAGTCCCATCATAATTCATCCCAGAACAATTCACGCGACGAACAGTCGCAACTGGCGGATGCGGTCAACGAACTGGCGGCCATTGATGACGGCGACATCCTGATTTTTGTCGCAACCGAATGGGATATTCGTGAGACGGCCAAACTGTTGCGGGGTCGATCGATCATCGGTGATGACGGCGGACGACAGACTGAGATTGTGCCCCTCTACGGGCGACTGTCGACGGCAGAACAGAACAAGGTCTTTCGCCCTTCCTCGTATCGGCGGATTGTGATTGCGACCAACGTGGCGGAATCGTCGATCACGGTGCCCGGCATCCGCTACGTGATTGATACGGGGCTGGCACGCATCAGCCGTTATTCCAGTCGATCACAGGTCCAGCGACTGCCGATCGAAGCGGTCTCGCAGGCGTCCGCCAATCAGCGAGCCGGTCGCTGCGGTCGTGTCGCACCGGGGATCTGTATCCGACTCTACAGCGAAGCCGATTACAACGGTCGGGATGAATTCACATCACCGGAAATTCTGCGGACCAACCTGGCGTCGGTCATTTTGCAGACGCTGAATATGCGGCTGGGGGCAATTGAAGAGTTCCCGTTTCTCGATCCCCCGAAGCCCACGGCAATCCGCGATGGCTACAGCACACTGTATGAACTGGGAGCGATTGACGAACAGAATCGGCTGACGGACATTGGTCGCAAAATCAGTCGCCTGCCGGTCGACCCGCGGATCGCACGCATGATTCTGGCCGCACACGACGAAAACTGTCTGCACGAAATTCTGATCATCGCCGCGGCACTCGAACTGCAGGACCCGCGGGAACGGCCGATTGAAAAACAGCAGGCCGCCGACGAAGCCCACGAGCAGTTTCGCGACCCCGATTCGGATTTCCTCAGCTTTCTCAAACTGTGGGACTTCTATCACAAGCTGAAAGAAGAGCAGTCACACAGCCGCTTGCGACGCGCGTGTGTGCAGAATTTTCTGTCATACAATCGGCTGCGAGAGTGGGCAGACATCTTTCGTCAACTCAGACAACTGGTGGAAGAGAGCGGGATCAAACCGCATCCGCGGAAAGACGATTCGGCGGCCATTCACCGGGCGCTGCTGCCGGGCCTGTTGTCGAACATCGCCATGCGTTCGGATACACACGAATACACGGGGGCGGGACAGCAGAAGTATTTTCTCTGGCCGGGCTCGGGGATTTTTGAGAAGAAGCCCAAGTGGATCATTTCCGCCGAGCTGATCGAAACGAGTAAACGCTACGCGCGGACCGTCGCGAAGATTTCGCCGAACTGGATTGAGCCGGCGGCACCGCACCTGGTGAAGAAGAGCTGGAGCGATCCCCGCTGGAACGGCGAAGCGGGCTCGGCGGTGGCGACAGAAAAAGTGACACTGTTCGGCCTGACCATCGTACCCCGCCGCCCCGTGCATTATGGGAAAATCGATCCGGAACATTCGCGGACTCTGCTGCTGCAGTACGGACTCGTCGAAGGGGACATTAATATCAACGTCGACTTTCTGGCACACAATCAAAAATTCATCGAAGATCTGGAACAGCAGCAGGCCCGCTCGCGGCGTTACGATTTGATTCCTTCTCAGGAACAGCAGTTCGCCTACTATGACCAGCGGATTCCGGAAGACGTGTATGATGGTGTGAGTCTGAAGAAGTGGTGGAAGGTCGCCAGCCGCAAAACGCCGACGCTGTTGAATATGCGACTGGAAGATTTCTTCGATACGCAGTCGGAAGAGATCGACGAAGGCGAATTCCCGGACGCGATCAACATGGGCAAGATGCAGTTCCCACTGGAATATCATCTGGAGCCGGGTGCCGAAGAAGACGGCGTCACCGTTTCGATTCCGCAGGAGAGTTTGAATCAACTGTCGCCACAACGCCTGGGCTGGCTGGTGCCGGGACTGCTGGAAGAAAAAGTGGCCGCGATGATCAAGGCGCTGCCCAAAGCGGTTCGCCGGATGCTGGTGCCGGCACCTGAGACGGCAAAACAGGTTGTCAGTAAGCTGGAGTTCGGCAAGGGTTCGTTTGAAGAGACGGTGGCTGAGATGCTGTCACAGATTTCAGGCGAACGAATTACCGCCGACCAGTTTGAGATCCAGCGCCTGCCACAGCATCTGCAGATGAATATTCGCGTGCTGGACCAGGGAGGCGACGCGATCGCCGTCAATCGGAATTTGACTCAACTGCGTCAGGAGTACGGTTCGAAAGCCGCCAGCAGTTTCACGGCACTTTCGGATGATCACTGGAGCCAGTCTGGCTTGACGGACTGGACGTTCGGTGATTTTCCGGCAGAAGTGCAAATTCAGCACGATCAACTTTCGCTCACCGGTTTTCCCAGTTTAGTGGATGAACAGACGACAGTAGCCCTCTGCCTGCGGGATACGCCGGAGCGGGCCGCCTACGAAACGCGGTTTGGATTGCGGCGGTTATTTGTCTTGTCGGAACACAAACGACTGAAAGCCCAGATCGAACACTTACCCGATCTGAACCGGATCTCATTGTACGCGACCGCGATCGGCGGGATCAATTTGCGGGAACAACTGGTCGAACTGCTGGCAGAACGGACCCTGTTTGGCAGGAAAGAACAACTGCCGCGGAACGAGGCTCAGTATCGTCAACTTGTGAAGGAGTGGCGGAACCAGATTCCGGTTGCAGCGCAGGACCTGGCGAGTCTGCTGCCGGGACTGTTTGAGCAGTATCATAAGATGAAGGTGACCCTCGATAAGACGAAGGTGCCTGCCTGGAGTGAGCCTTTGCATGACATGCGGGCGCAGCTGAATGCGATGATCAACGCCCGGTTCCTGGTAAGTACGCCTTACCCGTGGCTGCAGCAGTTTCCGCGTTATCTGCAGGGCATGGAGATGCGATTGAGCAAGCTGGGGGGAACCGGTCTGAAGAAAGACATTACGAACATCCGCAGTATTTCACGCTACTTCGAATTGTATTCACAGCGGGCAAAGCAGCATCACGAGCGGGAGATTGTGGATCCGCAGTTGATCAAATTCCGCTGGATGCTGGAGGAATTACGCGTGTCGCTGTTTGCCCAGAAGCTGGGCACGGCTTTGAAAGTCTCGCCGAAAATTCTGGATCAGCAGTGGGCGGCGGTGCGGGACTGA
- a CDS encoding potassium channel family protein: MVFHFIVPQNQTKQQKQSVAQFVRIVVLLIGFTIFGTVGIRWIEGASWLNSLYMIVITATTVGYEDPVSLSDNGKLFIIFYLMFGLGIFTYSVSQLGQWIVRQQMSSILEKRRMQKAISNLEGHYIVCGIGRMGASICEYLYEREKLFVVIDKDEERLRLTCEDKGWLYIHGDATDDFVLQNAGIENAKSLAAALPSDADNVYVVLTARMLNPEFQIIARASDDKAGDKIRHAGANRVVSPFRSGAVKIARFMIHPAVEDFVEVASKHVGGFEVADLQITDSNPYCSKKLHETDFSTKGIMIVGICRPGQQPQMPPPSSSILNAGDSIYVLGSSVAINSLMDEFNEFEEAPV, encoded by the coding sequence ATGGTTTTTCATTTCATCGTACCCCAGAATCAGACGAAACAGCAGAAGCAATCGGTTGCGCAGTTTGTTCGCATCGTCGTGCTGCTGATCGGCTTTACCATTTTCGGGACGGTGGGCATTCGCTGGATTGAAGGTGCCTCGTGGCTCAACAGCCTGTATATGATCGTCATTACAGCAACCACCGTCGGCTATGAAGATCCCGTTTCACTGTCCGACAATGGCAAGCTGTTTATCATCTTCTACCTCATGTTTGGTCTGGGGATTTTTACTTACTCTGTCTCCCAGCTTGGTCAATGGATCGTTCGTCAGCAGATGAGTTCAATCCTGGAGAAACGTCGCATGCAGAAAGCAATCTCGAATCTGGAAGGCCATTACATCGTGTGTGGCATCGGTCGTATGGGCGCCTCCATCTGTGAATACCTTTACGAACGTGAAAAACTATTCGTCGTCATCGACAAAGATGAAGAACGTCTGCGGTTGACCTGCGAAGATAAAGGCTGGTTGTATATTCATGGTGATGCCACCGATGACTTTGTCCTGCAAAACGCAGGCATTGAAAACGCCAAGTCACTGGCAGCCGCTCTGCCCAGCGACGCCGATAACGTCTACGTCGTGCTCACCGCCCGCATGCTCAATCCAGAATTCCAGATCATCGCCCGCGCCAGTGATGACAAAGCCGGCGATAAAATCCGGCACGCCGGCGCTAACCGTGTTGTCAGTCCGTTCCGCAGCGGTGCTGTCAAAATTGCCCGCTTCATGATTCATCCCGCTGTCGAAGATTTCGTCGAAGTTGCCAGCAAACACGTTGGTGGCTTTGAAGTCGCCGACCTCCAGATCACAGACAGCAATCCTTACTGCAGCAAAAAATTACACGAAACCGACTTCAGCACTAAAGGCATCATGATCGTCGGCATCTGTCGACCCGGTCAGCAGCCTCAGATGCCACCTCCGAGTTCGTCCATCCTCAACGCCGGCGACAGCATCTATGTTCTCGGCTCGTCCGTTGCCATCAACTCGCTCATGGATGAATTCAACGAGTTCGAAGAAGCACCTGTATAA
- the hpnE gene encoding hydroxysqualene dehydroxylase HpnE — MRTSQSEVVIIGGGLAGLACAVTLADREIPVSLYESRPRLGGRASSFADKQSEQLIDNCQHVSMGCCVEFNRFCETVGIANSFQRASELYFIGPDSIGPDSKGRNLKVNRFAANPLLPAPLHLLPAFGGLSYLSWPEKIQLARGLKQLALAKIDPDKEPTIAGWLAEHGQASTVINRFWNVVLVSALSESLDRISLSHARKVFVDGFLRARDSWQVLIPTVPLEHLYGTVIQDYLKQRGTKISLQAGVENIRIDGQQVTGIQLRDGTEIDCPRVVLAVPHQRVVDLLPAEFPGREKMTRIQQLESAPITSVHLWFDREITSLPHAVFVDTLSQWMFNRSRLMQDAKTDAGYYYQIVISASHELTGSARQGRSQSEIISEVVAELAMIWPEANSAELLHSRMVTEHQAVFSVQPGVEQLRPSQRTEVDGLYLAGDWTSTGWPATMEGAVRSGIQAAEFLLADLKKPESILLPPAEASFLSKILFRL; from the coding sequence TTGAGAACCAGTCAGTCAGAAGTTGTCATCATCGGAGGCGGTCTGGCCGGACTGGCCTGTGCAGTCACACTCGCAGATCGCGAGATCCCCGTCTCCCTGTATGAGTCGCGTCCCCGATTAGGCGGCCGTGCCAGTTCCTTCGCCGACAAGCAGTCGGAACAGCTTATCGATAACTGCCAGCATGTCAGCATGGGTTGCTGTGTTGAATTCAACCGCTTCTGTGAAACCGTCGGTATTGCCAATTCCTTCCAGCGCGCGTCAGAACTCTATTTCATCGGCCCCGATTCTATCGGCCCCGATTCGAAGGGCCGAAATCTCAAAGTCAATCGCTTTGCCGCCAACCCACTGCTGCCTGCCCCCCTGCATCTGCTGCCTGCGTTCGGCGGTCTCTCCTATCTTTCCTGGCCTGAAAAAATCCAGCTCGCCCGCGGTCTCAAGCAATTGGCGCTTGCAAAAATTGATCCCGACAAGGAACCCACCATCGCTGGCTGGCTCGCCGAACACGGTCAAGCTTCCACTGTCATAAATCGTTTCTGGAATGTGGTCCTCGTCAGCGCTTTGAGCGAAAGCCTTGATCGAATCAGCCTTTCCCATGCCCGGAAGGTCTTCGTCGATGGCTTTCTCAGAGCACGCGACAGCTGGCAGGTATTGATTCCCACCGTTCCCCTCGAACACTTGTATGGCACGGTCATTCAGGACTATCTCAAACAGCGTGGCACAAAAATATCCCTGCAGGCTGGTGTCGAAAACATCCGGATCGACGGGCAGCAGGTCACCGGAATTCAATTACGCGACGGAACCGAAATCGACTGTCCGCGGGTCGTACTCGCCGTTCCTCACCAGCGGGTTGTTGATCTCTTGCCTGCAGAGTTTCCGGGGCGCGAAAAAATGACCCGCATTCAACAGCTCGAATCCGCGCCCATCACCAGCGTCCATCTCTGGTTCGATCGCGAGATCACCAGCCTCCCGCATGCCGTCTTCGTAGACACGCTCTCGCAGTGGATGTTCAACCGCAGTCGCCTGATGCAGGACGCGAAGACAGATGCAGGCTACTACTACCAGATCGTCATCTCCGCCAGCCATGAACTGACAGGGTCTGCACGGCAGGGACGTTCGCAGTCAGAGATCATCAGTGAAGTCGTCGCTGAACTGGCGATGATCTGGCCGGAAGCGAACTCGGCAGAACTGCTGCACAGCCGCATGGTCACCGAGCATCAGGCCGTCTTTTCCGTTCAGCCCGGCGTGGAACAACTCCGCCCGTCTCAGCGTACGGAAGTCGACGGGTTGTATCTGGCAGGAGACTGGACTTCCACTGGCTGGCCTGCCACTATGGAAGGCGCCGTTCGCAGCGGAATTCAGGCAGCCGAGTTTCTGCTCGCCGATCTGAAGAAGCCCGAATCCATTTTATTACCTCCTGCCGAAGCGAGTTTTCTATCTAAAATACTGTTCAGGCTGTAA
- a CDS encoding ComF family protein: MKYPGIERLQRFSTRWLQTGRNFLYPPRCTLCGIEAVCTGVSCGEQIEEIVPVLSRVCQRCGAPVGPHLETSGGCIDCRSEKFEFERAVALGKYEGALQEFILNLKQNHGAYLGGGLANLLYYRNQDFFEQLGVELVVPVPLHWTSRLRRSHNPASIIAEALSHRLQAKYSGNILAKRKKTPPQTSLSPQKRRTNLRDAFHVRRPGRVSDLRILLVDDVMTTGSTANAATRALLQAGASKINVAVIARAPRI, translated from the coding sequence ATGAAATATCCGGGGATTGAGCGACTACAGCGTTTTTCAACACGCTGGCTGCAGACGGGACGCAACTTTCTGTATCCGCCCCGCTGTACTCTGTGTGGCATTGAAGCCGTATGTACCGGCGTGAGTTGTGGAGAACAGATTGAAGAAATTGTGCCTGTGCTCTCTCGGGTCTGTCAGCGGTGCGGCGCTCCAGTGGGCCCGCATCTGGAGACTTCCGGAGGCTGTATTGATTGTCGAAGTGAGAAATTCGAGTTTGAGCGGGCGGTCGCGCTGGGGAAATATGAAGGTGCGTTACAGGAATTCATTCTCAATCTGAAGCAGAACCATGGCGCGTATCTGGGGGGTGGGCTGGCGAATCTGCTGTATTATCGGAATCAGGATTTCTTTGAGCAACTGGGGGTAGAACTGGTTGTTCCGGTCCCATTGCACTGGACATCCCGTCTGCGTCGCTCCCATAATCCGGCCAGTATCATCGCAGAGGCCCTGTCACACCGCTTGCAAGCGAAATACAGCGGGAATATACTCGCCAAACGAAAGAAGACTCCCCCACAGACCAGTTTGTCTCCTCAGAAGCGGAGAACGAATCTACGAGACGCCTTTCATGTCCGTAGGCCCGGTCGGGTTAGTGACTTACGAATATTACTGGTTGATGATGTCATGACGACAGGATCAACTGCGAATGCTGCGACTCGTGCCCTTCTGCAGGCAGGTGCCAGCAAAATCAACGTTGCAGTCATAGCCAGAGCGCCGCGTATATGA
- a CDS encoding DUF502 domain-containing protein: MDASTTPPDNNPAQKPEKRKIGRNHRFFLRGLAISLPPILTLVIVIWVAGIVNDYIITPTTTTVRYCIAYFTDDSQPRDNFVEMENLPPLEYCRKDYLISRKDVDKIRALELEAGSQPVNRNKLSAYAWVPFGDRAVKYVDYREVAKRIRESDMPTTAMGLYMELATTRWFKSLFHLSAVAVALTIVALYFLGRFVTARIGAWMVVKFEQGVLAKLPVVSNVYSSVKQVTDFFFSERTVDYSRVVAVEYPRRGIWSLGFVTGDSMLEMTVTAGEPLVAILIPTSPMPVTGYTMSVPKSEIVDLNITVDQAFQFCLSCGVLVPPQQRVTDDLLREELGKRLLGDRKLAGFKVQIAPPIPTTQTSTIESEHTTTKEKPEDPNGSESETPNQPPEDSK; the protein is encoded by the coding sequence ATGGATGCGAGTACCACTCCTCCTGATAATAATCCTGCTCAGAAGCCGGAGAAAAGAAAGATTGGCAGAAACCATCGATTTTTTCTGCGCGGGCTGGCCATCAGTCTGCCTCCAATTCTGACGCTGGTGATTGTGATCTGGGTCGCCGGGATTGTGAACGACTACATTATCACGCCGACAACGACCACGGTGCGATACTGTATTGCGTACTTCACAGACGATTCTCAGCCCCGTGATAATTTTGTGGAAATGGAAAACCTGCCCCCGCTGGAATACTGCCGCAAAGATTATCTGATCAGCAGAAAAGATGTGGACAAGATCAGAGCGCTCGAGTTGGAAGCCGGATCTCAACCTGTCAACCGAAATAAGCTCAGCGCTTACGCCTGGGTCCCCTTTGGCGATCGTGCGGTCAAGTATGTCGATTATCGTGAAGTCGCCAAGCGCATCCGTGAATCGGATATGCCGACGACCGCGATGGGCCTGTATATGGAACTGGCAACGACTCGCTGGTTTAAAAGTCTGTTTCACTTAAGTGCCGTGGCAGTCGCATTGACCATTGTCGCGCTGTACTTCCTGGGACGTTTCGTGACCGCGCGCATTGGTGCCTGGATGGTCGTGAAATTTGAGCAGGGTGTGCTGGCAAAACTGCCTGTCGTGAGCAATGTGTATTCTTCGGTCAAACAGGTCACCGACTTTTTCTTCAGTGAACGAACCGTGGATTACAGTCGCGTAGTGGCAGTAGAATATCCCAGGCGGGGTATCTGGTCGCTGGGTTTTGTCACCGGCGACAGTATGCTGGAGATGACGGTCACGGCCGGAGAGCCTCTGGTGGCGATCCTGATCCCGACCTCCCCGATGCCTGTGACCGGCTATACGATGAGTGTGCCTAAAAGTGAAATCGTCGATTTAAATATTACCGTGGATCAGGCCTTCCAGTTCTGCCTGTCCTGTGGTGTTCTAGTGCCGCCACAGCAGCGGGTCACTGATGACCTGCTGCGGGAAGAGCTGGGAAAGCGTCTGCTGGGAGATCGTAAGCTGGCGGGATTCAAAGTCCAGATTGCTCCTCCGATCCCAACCACACAGACGTCGACAATTGAGAGCGAACACACAACAACAAAGGAAAAGCCGGAAGATCCTAATGGTTCCGAGTCTGAAACTCCGAACCAGCCACCCGAGGATTCCAAGTAA
- the hemC gene encoding hydroxymethylbilane synthase: protein MDQRSEERPLRIATRASNLALWQAYYVSDLLKKQTSERPIEIVHITSEGDRDLTSPLSEFGGLGVFTREVQKAVLDGRADLAVHSLKDLPTEQAPGLQLAGIPERGPLYDVLIFPQGSDAVTSIAALPAAARIGTGSLRRRAQLLHQRNDLQMLEVRGNVETRLKKLDSGEYDALCLAEAGMVRLELLEQRASLLLQPPEVYPAVGQGALGIECRTDDSETAVLLTGLSDPSTQAATTAERSLLAFLRAGCHAPIGSLSQVSDDQLTLEAVVLSADGQERICASVTGSFSEAEEIGVKVAQALLADGAGRLISGTEDS, encoded by the coding sequence ATGGACCAGAGGTCTGAAGAACGTCCTTTACGGATTGCAACCCGTGCCAGCAACCTGGCGCTATGGCAAGCCTACTACGTTTCAGATCTGCTGAAAAAGCAGACCAGTGAACGTCCGATTGAAATCGTGCACATCACATCGGAAGGGGACCGCGATCTGACGTCGCCTCTCTCAGAATTCGGGGGACTGGGTGTCTTTACCCGCGAAGTACAGAAAGCAGTGCTGGATGGTCGCGCCGATTTAGCCGTCCACAGTCTAAAAGATCTGCCTACAGAACAGGCGCCCGGATTACAGCTGGCGGGCATCCCGGAACGGGGACCTCTCTACGATGTACTGATTTTCCCACAGGGGTCAGATGCAGTAACGAGCATTGCCGCATTGCCTGCTGCAGCGAGGATTGGCACTGGCAGTCTGCGAAGACGCGCACAACTGCTGCATCAGCGCAACGATCTGCAGATGCTGGAAGTGCGCGGCAATGTGGAAACCCGTCTCAAAAAACTGGACTCAGGGGAATACGATGCGCTCTGCCTGGCAGAAGCCGGTATGGTACGACTGGAGTTGCTCGAACAGCGGGCTTCCCTGCTGCTGCAGCCTCCGGAAGTCTATCCGGCGGTAGGACAGGGCGCACTGGGAATCGAATGTCGGACGGATGACAGTGAAACGGCAGTGTTGCTGACCGGCTTGTCTGATCCGTCCACGCAGGCGGCAACAACTGCGGAACGGAGCCTGCTGGCATTTCTGCGTGCTGGCTGCCATGCACCCATTGGAAGTCTGTCTCAGGTGTCAGACGACCAGTTGACTCTGGAAGCGGTCGTGTTGAGTGCCGATGGACAGGAACGGATTTGTGCTTCGGTCACCGGCTCATTTTCCGAAGCTGAGGAAATCGGCGTGAAGGTCGCTCAAGCGCTGCTGGCAGACGGTGCAGGTCGGTTGATTTCGGGAACAGAAGATTCCTGA
- a CDS encoding citrate/2-methylcitrate synthase: protein MERHPYRPGLSGIVATETEISQTQEGLTYRGYPIDELARGAAFIEVAYLLLHGELPSHEQLADFQTLLIETGSLPQPVMVAVQAIPPHIDMMEVIRSGVSLLAHFDPQMEYGVFQSEVSNAQYLLAMLPQLIAYRYHQVRGSRLIEPNFHHSYAGSFWYMLKGDEPTQLEEEAFNAALIINADYGLSPSTFAARVVASTGSPLYSAVCSAIGSINGQLHCSCGTGVLDVLQEAMQSGNAEEWVCQEITKGRRVLGFENSHHKPRDPRSAVLKSYCVQLADALGQNEMENAADTIEEIMGKIQKVHPRVEWYASRLLHYLGFEPELFTPIFSVSRLIGWVAHIIEQSENNHLYQPLSRYVGMDQRKYKPLPLRS, encoded by the coding sequence ATGGAACGTCACCCTTATCGCCCCGGCTTATCCGGGATCGTTGCTACTGAGACTGAGATCTCTCAGACTCAAGAAGGACTTACTTATCGGGGTTATCCGATTGATGAACTGGCACGAGGAGCGGCCTTCATCGAAGTTGCCTACCTGCTGTTGCACGGCGAACTACCCAGCCATGAGCAACTGGCTGATTTTCAGACACTGCTGATTGAAACCGGCTCGCTGCCTCAACCTGTCATGGTGGCGGTTCAGGCAATCCCCCCCCACATCGACATGATGGAAGTGATTCGCAGTGGCGTGAGCCTGCTGGCGCACTTTGATCCGCAGATGGAGTATGGCGTATTCCAGTCGGAAGTTTCTAACGCTCAATACCTGCTGGCGATGCTGCCTCAGCTGATTGCGTATCGTTATCACCAGGTGCGCGGCTCCCGTCTGATAGAACCAAACTTTCATCACTCTTACGCAGGCAGCTTCTGGTATATGCTGAAAGGGGATGAACCTACGCAGCTGGAAGAAGAGGCGTTTAATGCGGCTCTGATTATCAATGCGGACTACGGATTGTCCCCCTCGACTTTTGCCGCACGGGTTGTGGCGTCGACGGGCAGCCCGCTGTACTCTGCGGTCTGTTCGGCCATCGGTTCCATTAATGGTCAGCTACACTGCAGTTGCGGAACGGGCGTGCTGGATGTACTGCAGGAAGCGATGCAATCGGGTAATGCCGAGGAATGGGTTTGTCAGGAAATCACCAAGGGACGGCGTGTTCTCGGATTTGAAAACTCGCATCACAAGCCCCGCGACCCCCGTTCTGCGGTTCTGAAATCATATTGTGTTCAGCTGGCAGACGCGTTGGGACAGAACGAGATGGAAAACGCTGCTGATACCATCGAAGAGATCATGGGAAAAATCCAAAAGGTACATCCCCGGGTGGAATGGTATGCCAGTCGTCTGCTGCATTATCTGGGTTTCGAACCGGAATTGTTTACTCCGATTTTTTCTGTTTCGCGGCTTATTGGCTGGGTCGCTCATATTATTGAGCAGAGTGAGAATAATCACCTGTATCAGCCGCTGTCTCGATATGTGGGCATGGACCAGCGTAAATACAAGCCACTTCCCTTACGCAGCTGA